The Apibacter raozihei DNA segment TTATAAAACGTTATTAATTTGTTCTTTAATTTTTTCAAGTTCGTCTTTCATCAGGACTACCAGTTTCTGGATTTCAGGATGATTAGCTTTTGAGCCGATAGTATTAATTTCCCTACCCATTTCCTGAGAAATAAATCCTAATTTTTTTCCTGCCTGAAAATCGGTATCCATAACTTCGAAAAAATATTTACAATGTTGCTTCAATCGTACTTTCTCTTCATTAATGTCCAGTTTTTCAATATAATATATCAATTCCTGATGAAATCTTTGCTCATCAAACTGTACTTGTAAATCCAAAAGCTGTTTTTGCAATTTGCTACGGATACCATCAATTCTTTCCGTTTCATATTTTTCAATCTCAGTAAGTAAATTTAAAATATTGTGCGCATATTCTTGAAGTACCTTTTCTAAAGAACCTCCTTCTTCCTGCCTGAACTCGTTTACTTTTTGAAGAGTAGAGGTAAGACAATCAATGACAAGTTTCCATTCGGCATCGCTTATTTCTACTTCCTGATTGGTAAATACTTCAGGCATTCTTACTGCCATTTTCAGAAAATCCAGTTTTGAACCCTCTATATTTAGTTCTTCCAGATTAGCAATGTATCCCTGTACAGTATTTAAATTTATTCTGGAGTTATTATCAGCGCTAAGATTTTCAATAGCTATAGAAAAATCGACTTTTCCTCTTAATAATTGATCTCCGATAATTTTTCTTAATTCAAGCTCTTTATTTCTATATCTGGGAGAAATCCTAACAAATAAGTCTAAAGATTTGCTATTTAATGTTTTTATTTCGATAGATATTTTTAAACATTCAGTATTAACTTCTGATTTACCGTAACCGGTCATTGATTGCAACATATTAATTCTATTTTTATGTCAGAAAATTATAATTTCTAAGGTAGTGAAAGACAAAATTAACCTTTTTTTAATTCTATTAAAGTAATTTCTGGCCATATTCCCACTCTTCCAGGAAATCCGATAAATCCAAAACCTCTGTTTACGTAGAGATAACGATCATTTTCACGATATAGCCCGGCCCATTTTGGATATTGGTATTTAACCGGAGACCATTTTATAATACCTGGTATTTCAACACCGAATTGCATTCCGTGTGTGTGACCCGATAAAGTTAAATGCATTTTTTTAGGAAATTGTTTAATCTTATGATCAAAATGAGAAGGATCATGGGAGAGAAGGATGTTAAACTCTCCGTCATTTATATGTTCAGTTGCCTTTTGAAGATCTCCGTCTTTAGGGAAATGACCTCCGGCTCCCCAATTTCTGACACCAATTAAGTTAATGGTATCATCTCCTTTATGAAGCCTTACAGATTTATTCATTAATAAATCCCATCCAATTTCAGAATGATATTGATGTAATTTTTCAATATTTTTCTCCTGAGCGGATTTATTTTCAGCACCAAAAACATAAATTCCATAATCATGGTTTCCTAGAATTGAATATTTCCCATCTTTGGATTTAATAGTTTTGAGTAAATTCAGCCAAGGTTTTATTTCATCAGCATAATTATTAACAGAGTCACCGGTAAAAAAGAAAATATCTGGTTTTTGTTCATTTAATAACTGAATTCCTTTCTCAATTTTGTTATAATCTTTTATGTCAAAACTGCCCATGTGAATATCAGATAACTGAGCTATTTTATAACCGTCAAAAGAGTCAGGTAAATCCGGAAAAGACAAGGTTATTTTCCGCACTCTGAAATCAAATTTACCCCATACAATTCCTTCAATAACTGCGAAAAAAGGAATGCTGGCCAGCCCAAGCCCTAAAGTACTTATTGCCTTTCTTCTATCAGGATAATAGCTGGAGTTTTCTCTATGATTTTCAGCCCTCTTGGTTGTTTTTTTAAAGATATAAAAAACAAAACGGTAAATATCCTCTATGATAAGAACAGACGATAAAACAAGCTTGGGAAGATAAGTAAGTACAAAAAATCCCATTAAAAATTGAACCTGAGCTCTGTTGTTTCTATCTATATACATCGACCAAACAAAAATAATAAGAAAGGAGCTGATAGAAAAAGCAATCCATATCCTTCGAAATATTTTTTTCGATGTAAGTGTTTTTATTGACTGATAAGAGTAATATTCTATAATCAGAGATACAAAAAATAAGACTCCAATTAAGGTTTTTGCCATAAAATAATTTTTTCTAAGGCATTCTGTACAGAATGGCATTAATATTCATGCCTGCTCCCACAGAAGCAAAGATCACCAAATCTTTAGAATTTAAACTCTGATTCAGAAAATTCCCTTTTATCATCATGTCATACATGGTTGGTATAGTTGCTACAGAAGAATTTCCGAATTTTTGAATAGTCATTGGGGCAATGCCTTCTGGAATTGAGTTTACACCTAGTCCGTAAAGCTTGAAAACCCTTTGTAACATAGCATGATCCATTTTAGCGTTTGCCTGGTGGATTAATACTTTATTAATATCAGTAATTGAATATCCAGCTTCATCTATTACTTTTTTAATTACCTGAGGTACATAAGTTAAAGCATATTCGTAAATTTTGCGTCCCCTCATACGTATGTTGGCTTTCGAGCCAATGTAATCAGGATTCAGCGAAGTGTCAGTTATCAAATAGCCAACTTCATCCCCGTTATCGCTTCGTGTATAGTGATTTAAAATACCTATTTCCTCATTAATTTCTCTGGATTCGAGTACCACACCCGCAGCACCATCGGAAAATATCATACAATTACGATCATACGGATCGACAGTTCTGGATAATGTTTCTGAGCCAATAACCAATATTTTTTTAGCTATTCTGGCTTTAAGAAGTTGATCCGCCAGAATCATGCCCTCATTCCATCCGGGGCAACCAAATGTCATATCATACGGTCTGCACTGCAAATTTTTAATACCCATTTTGTGTTTAGTAAGAGCTGAAATAGAAGGCATAATTCTGACCTGTCTTTCATTAGCATCAATATCACCAAAATTATGTGCGACTATAATATAGTCAAGCTCTTCCTTATCTATTCCTGCGTCTTCTACAGCGAGTCTGCCGACTTCTGCGGCTAAGTCGGAATTCATCACATTAGGATCGTCAACATACCTCCGCTCCGTTATTTCGGTAATATCCGCAAATTTCTGAATGATTTCTGGAGTTGGCTTGGTAATTGGCTCTCTGTTTTCATCATAAAATGTGATTCCTTCAAAACTACTGTTCGGAACAATCTTTTTTGGTAGATAAGAACCGGATCCTATTATAATACTTTTCAACATATGCTTTTACTATGAATGTATGTTACTAGTTAAAGAATTGGACAAATTTATGCAATAAATACTAATTAATCTATTATATTCTTACCTTTGTGTTTAAAAAATAAATTATGTCCGATAAAAAATCATTGATGGGGTTATTCATAGCTGTCATACTATCTATAATTTCTTTCTTTGTTTACAAAATATTTATCGAGAAAAAAGATTCTTTTTTACTGGATAATCCTACAGAAAAGAGTATTGATGTTTTTTTAAATGGAGATAAGTATGTTCTTGCTCCTGGGCAGACTTTAGCAGTAGCAGTTAAAGACGGAAGAAATACGATATCCTCATCAACGGATAAGGGAAGTTTGATTTTAAAAGATACTTTTTTTAATGTGAGGAGAACTGATAGGGGACTTATTAATCCAACACTATCTGTGTATTACTCTTTTCGCCGGTATTACGGACATATCAAAAATATTGATTCTTTATACAAGATTCACAAAACGGTTATTGACGGAGATGAATTTGTTGGAGAAATCAAAAGATATAATCATTTGGTAATTGAAAACTTTTATTACAATGTAAATCAAAATTTTCCTAAAGTAATTAACAAAGTAGATTCTGTAGAATCAAGAGTTAAGCTTTTCAGGAAAAATCAATTTTTGGATTTTTATCAAACAAGTTTTAAATAAAACTGCTATTTTTGCAACTCACTGAAAGAAAAATTGTTTCCTATGTCTAATATAGTTAAGCCTTATAATGATACCGATAGTAAAAAGAAGCAAGTGGAGGAAATGTTCGATAATATTTCTGAAAACTATGACTTTTTAAACAGATTGCTGTCATTCAAAATAGACATATATTGGAGAAATCAGCTTGAAAAGAAAGTAATTGCTTTTAAGCCGGAAAGAATACTTGATGTTGCAACCGGAACGGCTGATTTAGCTATTGAGCATGCTAAGAAAACCCAGGCAAAAGTAACAGGTTTGGATTTATCTCAAAAAATGCTTGATTATGGCCAGGTTAAAGTTAATAAAAGTGGCTTTAAAGATAGAATTAAGCTAATAAAAGGCGATGCAGAAAACCTTCCGTTTCATGAAGGTGAATTTGATATGGTAACAGCCTCTTTCGGAGTGCGTAATTTCGAAAATCTGGAAAAGGGAATCTCTGAAATGTCCAGAGTACTTAGAGATGGCGGTAAATTGCTGATTTTGGAATTTTCTAAACCTTCAGGTTTTTTTGCTCCGTTTTTTATGTTTTATTTTAAGAATATTCTACCTGGAATTGGTAAATTAATTTCTGGTGATTCTAAAGCATATACTTATCTTCCCAATTCAGTCGACACTATGCCTTACGGGGACAAAATGACCCGTCTGATTTTGAAAAACGGCTTTAAAGAAGCTAAGTTTAAAAAGTATACTTTTGGCGTTGCAACTATTTATGAGGGAATAAAATAAATGAGTAAAAAATACGTTTCACCTACTATGAAGAAGATTGTCACTTTTGCGTTGTTAATGCTGTATTTTACGGGAAATGCACAGTTCCGTACCAAAGAGGTTTTGGAAAGATATACGGATTTCGATGAGCAACCGTTTTCCTGGGGATATTATCTGGGTGCTAACTATTTTGATTTAAAACTGCATCCGAGTGAAGAAGGGCTTGAACAATCTGGACGATTTTTAGTTAATGCTGACACTAAAGCAGGATTTACTGTAGGTTTAATCGGGCGAATGAGAGTTCATGATTATGTAGATTTACGGTTGGAGCCAGCTATGCATTTCGTGCAAAGAGATTTAATTTTTCATAATGTTCAGAAACTTATTGATCAGGAAGTTGCTAATGGCATGACACCTAGCTATACTGAGCAGGATATTTACAGGAATGTCAAATCTACATATTTAGATTTTCCTTTATTTCTTAATTTTCATGGTGATCGATGGAAAAATACCCGCCCATATGTACAAGGTGGTATCAGTTGGTTGATTAATTTACAGTCCAATGAGAAGAAAGAGCAGGATAATTACGATCAGATTTTCCGAATGAAAACCCATAACTTTTCATACCAATTAGAAGCAGGAATTGAAATTTACTTTAAAAGATTCAAAATGACTCCTGCAGTCAGAGGAATATTCTTCTTCAATAATGAATTGGTGGCAGATAACCCGGGAACTCCACCTTACTGGGCCGGAGCTTTAAAATCCATACACTCCAGAGCCTTTGTCTTTTCGGTAAAGTTTGAGTAAAACTACAAAATAGTTACAATTTTTTTCAAAGAATTTTATATATTTGCGCCAGAGTTAGAATGGTAAATGTTTTCATTACCTATGGAAGAGATAATTCAAGAATTAAAAAGATTGGAGCTTACAATCCTCGAATTTTCTAAAGAAAATCGGGAGTTGAAAGATAAGTGTGAATATCTGGAAGTGTCTCTTTCGAAAAGTGAAGATAAATTTATTCTTAAAGAAAAACAATATAAAGAATTAGAAGAGCAAAATAGAAGATTGAAGGTTATTAATGCAGTTTCAGGAAGCGGAGAATACAAAAAAGTGATGAAATTGCAGATGAATAGAATGATTAAAGAGATAGATTCATGCATTGCTGAATTACAGAATACTTAAAAAATGTCGCAGAAAGTAAACATACGGGTAGCAGGAAGAAATTATCCGCTGGTTGTACAGGAAGATGAAGAACAAGTGTTAAGAAATGCAGCTAAAAGATTAGAAGAATATGTGGTTCGGTTTGAAAAAAATTACAGCATATCTGAAAAACAAGATGCATTAGCTATGAGTGCTTTGCAGCTTGCTTCTGAATTAGAGAATCTACTTAAAGAGAAAACAAAGGAACAGGAAGAAATTTTGCTTAGAATAAAAAAAATTAGTAACTTAGTTACTGAATAATACGGAAACATTTCTATTTGATCTTATAAATAAAATATATGTAGAACAAAATATCCTACATTGATTCTAACTCAATTTGGTAAACTCAACGCAAATTGACTGACAGAGTGATTTGTTTTTTTTAATGGCGGGCTGCCTCTCATCTTTAGGGATGATTTGATTTTATATCAACAGCAGATTACAAAGAAAAAGCATAGCTTAAATCCTGATTAATGGAGTTTACTCAAATCAGTATATTAGAATTGATGTAGGTTTTTTTATATAAATAATATATAGTTATGGATGCAACGATAATAATAGAGTTGATAGCAACCTTGTTTGTAGGTGCAATTATAGGTTTTTTCCTATCAAAAAGTTCTTTGAATAAATTCAGAGAAAATAAAATAAGAGAAGCAGAAGAAAGAGCCAAGGTAATTGTTAAAGAAGCGGAATTAAAAGCCGAAGCTGTAAAACAGGAAAAAATGATTCAGGCAAAAGAAAAATTCTTTGAATTAAAAGTTCAACACGAAGAACAGATTAATCAACGAGAGAAAAAAATGCTTGAAGCTGAAAAAAGAATTAAAGACAAAGAAACTAAACTAAACGAAGAACTGCATCAGAACAATAATCAAAAGAAACAGCTTGAA contains these protein-coding regions:
- a CDS encoding YicC/YloC family endoribonuclease, which codes for MLQSMTGYGKSEVNTECLKISIEIKTLNSKSLDLFVRISPRYRNKELELRKIIGDQLLRGKVDFSIAIENLSADNNSRINLNTVQGYIANLEELNIEGSKLDFLKMAVRMPEVFTNQEVEISDAEWKLVIDCLTSTLQKVNEFRQEEGGSLEKVLQEYAHNILNLLTEIEKYETERIDGIRSKLQKQLLDLQVQFDEQRFHQELIYYIEKLDINEEKVRLKQHCKYFFEVMDTDFQAGKKLGFISQEMGREINTIGSKANHPEIQKLVVLMKDELEKIKEQINNVL
- a CDS encoding metallophosphoesterase — protein: MAKTLIGVLFFVSLIIEYYSYQSIKTLTSKKIFRRIWIAFSISSFLIIFVWSMYIDRNNRAQVQFLMGFFVLTYLPKLVLSSVLIIEDIYRFVFYIFKKTTKRAENHRENSSYYPDRRKAISTLGLGLASIPFFAVIEGIVWGKFDFRVRKITLSFPDLPDSFDGYKIAQLSDIHMGSFDIKDYNKIEKGIQLLNEQKPDIFFFTGDSVNNYADEIKPWLNLLKTIKSKDGKYSILGNHDYGIYVFGAENKSAQEKNIEKLHQYHSEIGWDLLMNKSVRLHKGDDTINLIGVRNWGAGGHFPKDGDLQKATEHINDGEFNILLSHDPSHFDHKIKQFPKKMHLTLSGHTHGMQFGVEIPGIIKWSPVKYQYPKWAGLYRENDRYLYVNRGFGFIGFPGRVGIWPEITLIELKKG
- a CDS encoding 3-oxoacyl-ACP synthase III family protein — its product is MLKSIIIGSGSYLPKKIVPNSSFEGITFYDENREPITKPTPEIIQKFADITEITERRYVDDPNVMNSDLAAEVGRLAVEDAGIDKEELDYIIVAHNFGDIDANERQVRIMPSISALTKHKMGIKNLQCRPYDMTFGCPGWNEGMILADQLLKARIAKKILVIGSETLSRTVDPYDRNCMIFSDGAAGVVLESREINEEIGILNHYTRSDNGDEVGYLITDTSLNPDYIGSKANIRMRGRKIYEYALTYVPQVIKKVIDEAGYSITDINKVLIHQANAKMDHAMLQRVFKLYGLGVNSIPEGIAPMTIQKFGNSSVATIPTMYDMMIKGNFLNQSLNSKDLVIFASVGAGMNINAILYRMP
- the ubiE gene encoding bifunctional demethylmenaquinone methyltransferase/2-methoxy-6-polyprenyl-1,4-benzoquinol methylase UbiE, with the translated sequence MSNIVKPYNDTDSKKKQVEEMFDNISENYDFLNRLLSFKIDIYWRNQLEKKVIAFKPERILDVATGTADLAIEHAKKTQAKVTGLDLSQKMLDYGQVKVNKSGFKDRIKLIKGDAENLPFHEGEFDMVTASFGVRNFENLEKGISEMSRVLRDGGKLLILEFSKPSGFFAPFFMFYFKNILPGIGKLISGDSKAYTYLPNSVDTMPYGDKMTRLILKNGFKEAKFKKYTFGVATIYEGIK
- the porT gene encoding type IX secretion/gliding motility protein PorT/SprT: MSKKYVSPTMKKIVTFALLMLYFTGNAQFRTKEVLERYTDFDEQPFSWGYYLGANYFDLKLHPSEEGLEQSGRFLVNADTKAGFTVGLIGRMRVHDYVDLRLEPAMHFVQRDLIFHNVQKLIDQEVANGMTPSYTEQDIYRNVKSTYLDFPLFLNFHGDRWKNTRPYVQGGISWLINLQSNEKKEQDNYDQIFRMKTHNFSYQLEAGIEIYFKRFKMTPAVRGIFFFNNELVADNPGTPPYWAGALKSIHSRAFVFSVKFE
- a CDS encoding cell division protein ZapA → MSQKVNIRVAGRNYPLVVQEDEEQVLRNAAKRLEEYVVRFEKNYSISEKQDALAMSALQLASELENLLKEKTKEQEEILLRIKKISNLVTE